The Bacillota bacterium genome includes a window with the following:
- a CDS encoding indolepyruvate oxidoreductase subunit beta → LAKHMDIPTETWEKVIRESVPPKTVDANLKAFAAGGQY, encoded by the coding sequence CTTTAGCCAAGCATATGGATATCCCAACCGAGACTTGGGAGAAAGTGATTCGTGAGAGCGTACCGCCCAAGACTGTTGACGCTAATCTAAAGGCCTTTGCTGCCGGCGGACAATACTGA